A single window of Halobacillus naozhouensis DNA harbors:
- a CDS encoding kinase-associated lipoprotein B: MSEFQNGTVVKAHYKSGIYIGEVMEDRNQHYLVKILAVDKHPMQGDLHNPGKTEDVFFHQRKALSHKEKANIHKHAVHPYESEQVPDYDDSLKQSVERLKQKLTRRETEFNQHALDQLNDLEKQYFR, encoded by the coding sequence ATGTCAGAGTTTCAGAATGGAACAGTCGTTAAGGCTCATTATAAATCAGGGATTTACATAGGTGAAGTAATGGAAGATCGCAATCAACATTATTTAGTTAAAATACTTGCCGTCGACAAACATCCTATGCAAGGCGACCTTCATAACCCAGGAAAAACAGAGGATGTATTTTTTCATCAACGAAAAGCATTAAGTCATAAGGAAAAAGCAAATATCCATAAACACGCTGTCCACCCTTATGAAAGCGAACAGGTACCCGATTACGACGATTCTTTGAAACAATCAGTAGAAAGGTTAAAGCAAAAATTGACACGGCGGGAAACTGAGTTTAATCAGCATGCTTTAGATCAACTGAACGATCTCGAAAAACAATACTTCAGATAA
- a CDS encoding cation:proton antiporter: MHSEFPALLGAGLILIAIFYLGFLSLKIKIPGVILYILLGIVLAGELAGNELLHFASEIGIVLLFFLLGLEFNVKRLGGIAKKIWPSGLMDLFLSLGITTGIALLFNLDLFSSFLIGGIAYATSSSITAKLLDDRGRMANIETEYILGILIFEDLAAPIVVAILFGVSSGETFTTVSFLAITGKIIGLTLAAIILGKTVFKQIETLLDRIADEDFKIALLTGIALSYGGLALYLGLSEVLGAFLAGMMLAEIGKIEKVEQTVFPIRDLMLPTFFVYFGTTINLGNGVPMAGLLVTVLIWSVIAKLLVGILGGPLYGLPKRASLRAGLSICSRGEFSVVIAGVATGVLKAFSGLYILLAAFIGMVLFEQAPKIVTKIYGKPQKKKKSLKVPGS, from the coding sequence GTGCACAGTGAATTTCCTGCCCTGTTGGGTGCAGGGCTAATTCTAATTGCCATTTTTTATTTAGGTTTTTTAAGTCTTAAAATCAAAATCCCTGGAGTTATTCTGTATATACTTTTAGGGATCGTTCTGGCTGGAGAACTTGCTGGAAACGAACTTCTTCATTTTGCAAGTGAAATAGGAATTGTCCTGCTATTTTTCTTATTAGGTTTGGAGTTCAATGTGAAACGGCTTGGCGGGATTGCTAAAAAAATCTGGCCTTCCGGGTTGATGGACTTGTTCTTAAGCTTAGGGATTACTACAGGTATTGCCCTTTTATTCAATCTTGATTTATTTTCAAGTTTTTTAATCGGTGGAATTGCCTATGCGACTAGTTCATCGATTACAGCTAAGCTGCTGGATGACCGAGGCAGAATGGCTAACATAGAAACAGAATATATTTTAGGGATACTTATTTTCGAAGATCTTGCTGCGCCGATCGTGGTAGCCATCTTATTCGGTGTCAGTTCTGGTGAGACCTTCACTACGGTTTCTTTTCTTGCGATTACAGGTAAGATTATCGGGTTGACATTAGCAGCGATCATCCTTGGTAAAACCGTATTTAAACAAATTGAGACATTGCTTGATCGAATAGCAGATGAAGATTTTAAGATTGCATTGCTAACAGGGATAGCCCTATCTTACGGTGGTTTGGCTCTTTATCTTGGGCTCTCAGAAGTACTGGGGGCTTTTTTGGCAGGCATGATGCTCGCTGAAATTGGTAAAATTGAAAAAGTAGAGCAAACCGTTTTTCCGATTCGTGATCTTATGCTTCCGACATTTTTTGTTTACTTTGGGACAACCATTAACTTAGGCAACGGCGTACCGATGGCTGGTCTGCTCGTTACTGTTCTGATTTGGTCAGTAATTGCAAAACTGCTAGTAGGCATCCTTGGCGGACCACTTTATGGACTGCCAAAACGTGCCTCCTTACGAGCAGGATTATCGATCTGCTCAAGGGGTGAATTTTCTGTAGTCATCGCTGGTGTAGCTACCGGGGTGCTTAAAGCCTTTAGCGGGTTATATATTCTCCTCGCGGCATTTATAGGGATGGTTTTATTTGAGCAAGCACCAAAGATTGTTACAAAAATTTACGGGAAGCCCCAGAAAAAGAAGAAAAGCTTGAAAGTTCCCGGAAGTTAA
- a CDS encoding cation:proton antiporter regulatory subunit — protein MNISVSQLPGIGQKITLKTAEDSMLVLIVHHTGKRELYFFEEADSEEADFAMDLTSDETRELGAQLLGATYQPVDANKLKMFRNQIVIDWIELKEASPIIEQTIEQSEIRNRTGVTIIGIIKGDESIAIPEADTKLFPGDVIMTIGKQEQIDSFSELCSGKG, from the coding sequence ATGAATATTTCTGTTTCACAGTTACCAGGCATTGGTCAAAAAATCACTTTAAAAACAGCTGAAGACAGTATGCTTGTGCTGATCGTACATCATACAGGGAAGCGGGAACTGTATTTTTTTGAAGAGGCTGACAGTGAAGAAGCGGACTTTGCCATGGATTTGACATCAGATGAAACGAGAGAACTTGGTGCCCAGTTACTCGGTGCAACATACCAGCCTGTGGATGCCAATAAATTAAAGATGTTCAGAAATCAAATTGTAATTGATTGGATAGAGTTAAAGGAGGCTTCTCCCATCATTGAACAAACAATTGAGCAGTCTGAAATTAGAAATAGGACAGGAGTCACAATCATTGGTATCATAAAAGGAGACGAAAGTATTGCCATCCCAGAAGCAGACACTAAACTGTTCCCAGGGGATGTCATTATGACGATTGGTAAGCAGGAGCAGATTGACAGCTTCTCTGAATTGTGCAGTGGAAAGGGCTGA
- the deoD gene encoding purine-nucleoside phosphorylase gives MSVHIGAKPGEIADKILLPGDPLRAKYIAENFLEDATCYNEVRGMYGYTGTYKGERISVQGTGMGVPSISIYINELMESYDVKKLIRVGTCGALQKDVQVRDVILASTSTTDSQMNRMVFDHIDFAPTADFSLLKTAYDAGVDKGLNLRVGNVFTSDSFYRDNAMDLFNLLAKYNVLAVEMETTALYTLAAKYNRQALSVLTVSDHILTGEETSSEERQTTFNDMIEVALEAAIED, from the coding sequence ATGAGTGTACATATTGGTGCCAAACCTGGAGAGATTGCCGATAAAATTCTATTACCTGGAGATCCCTTAAGAGCAAAGTATATTGCTGAGAATTTCCTGGAAGATGCAACATGCTACAATGAAGTCCGCGGCATGTATGGTTACACAGGAACCTATAAAGGTGAACGTATTTCTGTTCAAGGAACTGGCATGGGTGTCCCATCCATCTCAATTTATATTAATGAACTTATGGAAAGCTATGATGTTAAGAAGCTCATCCGTGTGGGCACATGCGGAGCCCTGCAAAAGGATGTTCAAGTGCGTGATGTCATTCTAGCCTCAACATCAACTACTGACTCACAGATGAATCGAATGGTATTTGACCACATAGATTTTGCCCCGACTGCTGATTTTAGTCTTTTGAAAACCGCTTATGATGCTGGTGTTGATAAAGGACTTAACTTGCGTGTCGGTAATGTTTTCACTAGCGATAGCTTTTACCGGGATAATGCCATGGACCTTTTCAACTTATTGGCTAAATACAATGTGTTAGCAGTGGAAATGGAAACGACCGCATTATACACACTTGCAGCCAAATACAACCGCCAGGCGTTATCTGTGCTTACCGTTAGTGATCACATTTTAACGGGTGAAGAAACTTCTTCTGAAGAACGTCAGACTACTTTTAACGACATGATTGAAGTAGCGTTAGAAGCAGCTATTGAAGACTAA
- a CDS encoding leucyl aminopeptidase — MFNVQKDLFGQKHTLIVGLTKGDIDQQVIYQTLNDHSTGQVAAHIQEGDLSREYKEISKYLPPGQLPLKRIYFLGLGDRAQLTRKQLKNAFGKLFKRLQSDKVTEVSIALDSFQSDKHSSSDCAQLIAESMGTSTYRLINFKREQPEPQSMMDSLTLISNEKEDILLRSLEKGYSFSHGVNTARHLVHLPANMLTSTNMAQYAVDLADSYGFAVEILDKNQMEDLGMGALLAVNQGSVEPPKMIVLKYQGLEKWTDVTALVGKGITYDTGGYSIKTKTGMPGMKGDMGGAAAVLGAMDIVGRLQPKQNVLAVIPSSDNMISGAAFKPDDVITSMSGRTIEVLNTDAEGRLALADGVTYAKQLGAERIINIATLTGGVVTALGSWMTGAMTNNEIFFNAVQKSSEAVDEPIWQLPYNEDYREQVRNSSIADLNNSPTRKAHPIMGGAFVGEFAEETPWVHLDIAGTSMAEKSHDLGPKGPTGVMARTLAHYLLTRS; from the coding sequence ATGTTCAACGTTCAAAAAGATTTGTTTGGCCAGAAACATACCCTTATTGTCGGTTTAACCAAGGGAGATATCGATCAACAAGTAATCTATCAAACATTAAATGATCACTCCACTGGCCAAGTTGCTGCACATATCCAAGAAGGTGATCTTTCCAGGGAGTATAAAGAAATTTCTAAATATCTGCCTCCTGGCCAGCTTCCTCTTAAGCGGATTTATTTTTTGGGGTTAGGAGATCGAGCTCAACTTACAAGAAAACAGCTTAAGAATGCTTTTGGAAAGTTATTTAAAAGGCTGCAATCTGACAAAGTCACCGAAGTGTCCATAGCTCTTGATAGTTTCCAATCGGACAAACATTCCAGTAGTGATTGTGCTCAACTTATTGCCGAATCGATGGGAACATCCACTTATCGACTCATTAATTTTAAACGTGAGCAACCTGAGCCACAATCGATGATGGACTCACTTACTTTAATTTCAAACGAAAAAGAAGACATTCTGCTTCGTTCGTTAGAAAAAGGATACTCCTTCAGTCACGGTGTAAATACAGCCAGGCATCTAGTGCATCTACCCGCCAATATGCTGACATCTACCAATATGGCACAATACGCTGTAGATTTGGCTGATAGTTATGGTTTTGCAGTGGAGATCCTTGATAAGAATCAAATGGAAGATCTGGGTATGGGAGCCTTACTCGCTGTTAATCAAGGTTCCGTTGAGCCGCCGAAGATGATTGTATTGAAATATCAGGGGCTGGAGAAATGGACAGATGTCACAGCACTAGTGGGGAAAGGGATTACATATGACACTGGAGGCTATTCAATCAAGACGAAGACAGGCATGCCAGGAATGAAAGGAGATATGGGTGGAGCAGCAGCTGTTCTTGGGGCAATGGATATTGTTGGCCGTTTACAGCCAAAGCAAAATGTTTTAGCTGTAATTCCTTCCTCTGACAATATGATTTCCGGTGCTGCGTTTAAACCTGATGACGTCATTACATCTATGAGTGGCCGTACAATCGAAGTGCTAAATACTGATGCGGAAGGCAGACTAGCCCTGGCCGATGGAGTGACCTATGCTAAACAATTGGGTGCTGAACGTATTATAAACATAGCTACCTTAACAGGTGGTGTAGTTACAGCATTAGGTTCCTGGATGACAGGTGCGATGACGAATAACGAAATCTTCTTCAATGCTGTGCAGAAGAGCAGTGAAGCTGTGGATGAACCAATTTGGCAGCTTCCTTATAACGAAGATTACCGGGAACAAGTTAGAAACAGCTCAATTGCTGACCTAAATAATTCTCCTACACGCAAAGCTCATCCAATTATGGGGGGAGCTTTTGTCGGGGAGTTTGCAGAAGAAACTCCTTGGGTACACTTAGATATTGCTGGAACATCAATGGCTGAAAAATCGCACGATTTAGGCCCTAAAGGTCCAACAGGTGTGATGGCTCGAACTTTAGCCCATTACCTTTTAACAAGATCTTAA
- a CDS encoding divergent PAP2 family protein, with translation MDLLQNFPLWAALAAIIFAQIVKIPIQFIASRKFDGGLAFSTGGMPSSHSAAVTALATGVGVDQGFDSSIFAVACVFAIIVMFDSTGVRRQTGEQAIMLNILLNDFHRFVGEAKEWGNKEEFQKREELKELLGHRPIEVFFGALTGIGLTLVLNVLV, from the coding sequence ATGGATTTACTACAAAATTTCCCTCTTTGGGCGGCACTCGCCGCCATAATTTTCGCACAAATTGTTAAGATTCCCATTCAATTTATCGCCTCTCGCAAATTTGACGGTGGGCTTGCGTTTAGCACTGGCGGGATGCCAAGCAGCCATTCCGCAGCTGTCACTGCTTTAGCAACAGGAGTGGGGGTCGACCAAGGATTCGATTCCTCGATTTTCGCTGTTGCTTGTGTATTTGCTATTATCGTTATGTTTGATTCCACTGGTGTCCGAAGACAAACAGGTGAACAAGCTATTATGTTAAATATTTTATTAAATGACTTTCACCGTTTTGTTGGTGAGGCAAAAGAATGGGGAAATAAAGAAGAATTTCAAAAACGCGAAGAACTGAAGGAGCTTCTTGGCCACAGACCGATTGAAGTCTTTTTTGGGGCTCTCACTGGTATTGGTTTAACCCTGGTACTGAATGTACTCGTCTAA
- a CDS encoding 3D domain-containing protein translates to MRKYLRTLFFVALFATAIYFTWVNITNISLKDVDNWISSNHEKVSALTMTAFDERRVGLETKSLNVKKAQQRYVSTSTVEAPASLREAIDLSQYPSHTVVATGYTAGYESTGKTPDHPQFGITFSGVTVKRDLYSTIAADLSVYPIGTILFIPNYGYGVVADKGSAINGNEIDLYYPTVDDVYEHWGKKKVNVYVIKEGDGTLTDEDLTKLNKNEALQVFRTQILEE, encoded by the coding sequence ATGAGAAAATATTTACGGACTCTATTTTTCGTAGCGTTATTTGCGACAGCTATTTATTTTACCTGGGTGAACATTACAAACATTTCACTCAAAGACGTTGATAACTGGATATCTAGTAATCATGAGAAAGTTTCAGCACTGACCATGACTGCATTTGATGAAAGAAGGGTAGGGCTTGAAACCAAATCTCTTAACGTAAAAAAGGCACAACAACGTTATGTTTCAACTTCTACTGTGGAAGCACCTGCTTCTCTCCGGGAAGCGATTGACTTATCTCAGTATCCCAGTCATACAGTGGTTGCGACAGGCTATACAGCTGGATATGAATCAACAGGAAAAACACCAGATCATCCCCAGTTTGGAATAACCTTTTCCGGTGTTACTGTAAAGAGAGACTTATATTCTACTATTGCAGCAGATTTATCAGTATATCCAATAGGAACGATATTATTTATTCCCAATTACGGTTATGGCGTTGTGGCAGATAAAGGTTCTGCGATCAACGGAAATGAGATTGATTTGTATTACCCGACAGTAGATGATGTTTATGAGCATTGGGGGAAGAAGAAGGTCAATGTGTATGTCATTAAAGAAGGCGATGGAACCCTTACTGACGAAGATTTAACTAAACTGAATAAAAATGAAGCCTTACAGGTATTCAGAACACAGATTCTTGAAGAATAG
- a CDS encoding YuiB family protein, with protein sequence MNIVQFVVSMLLFFVLFFGISFLINMILRSSWIMAIVYPAIVLLIVDNFEIGRYFTETSEAFGTVFDQIVKLQAVDITILLCGFAGTIGAGIVIKLLRKHGYQMF encoded by the coding sequence TTGAATATTGTTCAGTTTGTTGTATCCATGTTATTGTTTTTTGTGTTGTTTTTTGGGATCTCTTTCTTAATTAACATGATTCTACGATCATCCTGGATTATGGCTATTGTCTATCCTGCCATTGTCTTACTCATCGTAGATAATTTTGAAATAGGTCGATATTTTACTGAAACTTCTGAAGCTTTTGGAACTGTTTTTGATCAGATAGTCAAACTTCAAGCTGTTGATATTACTATTCTTCTTTGTGGCTTTGCTGGAACCATTGGAGCAGGTATTGTCATCAAATTACTTAGAAAACACGGATATCAAATGTTCTAA
- a CDS encoding NAD(P)/FAD-dependent oxidoreductase has translation MNNPNIVIIGAGYGGIMTAVKLQKSLNVNEANITLVNKHNYHYQTTWLHENAAGTLHHDKTRIQINELIDTSKINFVQDTVTKVRPDEKKVTLENGELSYDYLVVGLGFEAATFGISGLKENAFTISSINSARLIRQHIEYNFAKYNNEADKKEERLNLVVGGAGFTGIEFVGELANRVPELCKEYDIPREKVRIINVEAAPTALPGFDPELVEYAMNSLEARGVEFKIGAMIKEVTEDKLIFEKDEKREEIATNTVVWAAGVQGNSLIVDAGFETNRGRIPVRDDLRAPNYDDVFIVGDCAVIMNEETERPYPPTAQIAIQMAEHTAASLTKLVQGDNHLESFTPKIQGTVASLGHSDAIGVVFDDKKLFGWSASAMKKVIDNRYLLKLGGIGLLLKKGKLNLFK, from the coding sequence ATGAATAACCCTAATATCGTGATCATTGGAGCCGGATACGGTGGAATTATGACAGCGGTTAAGCTTCAAAAAAGCTTAAACGTGAACGAAGCGAACATTACTTTAGTGAACAAGCATAACTATCATTACCAAACGACATGGCTGCATGAAAATGCTGCTGGCACGCTGCACCATGATAAGACGAGGATCCAGATTAACGAGCTTATTGACACTAGCAAAATTAATTTTGTTCAAGATACTGTAACGAAAGTAAGACCCGATGAAAAGAAGGTTACACTGGAAAATGGGGAACTTTCTTATGATTATTTAGTAGTCGGTCTTGGCTTTGAAGCTGCAACGTTTGGAATTTCCGGTCTTAAAGAAAATGCGTTTACAATTAGCAGTATTAATAGTGCACGACTCATTCGTCAACATATTGAATACAACTTTGCTAAATACAACAATGAGGCAGACAAGAAAGAAGAGCGTTTAAATCTTGTTGTCGGCGGGGCTGGATTCACTGGAATTGAATTTGTTGGTGAACTTGCGAACAGAGTTCCGGAACTCTGTAAGGAATATGATATTCCTCGAGAAAAGGTACGTATTATAAACGTTGAAGCTGCACCAACTGCGCTTCCAGGCTTCGATCCTGAATTAGTGGAATATGCAATGAATTCTCTTGAAGCACGCGGTGTAGAATTTAAAATCGGTGCGATGATCAAGGAAGTTACTGAAGATAAACTGATATTTGAAAAAGATGAAAAGCGAGAAGAGATTGCTACGAATACGGTTGTGTGGGCAGCTGGTGTTCAAGGGAATTCCTTAATTGTTGACGCTGGATTTGAAACAAATCGTGGTCGAATTCCAGTTCGTGATGACCTACGTGCTCCTAATTATGATGATGTCTTCATCGTTGGTGACTGCGCGGTAATTATGAATGAGGAAACAGAACGTCCGTACCCTCCAACAGCACAAATTGCTATTCAAATGGCTGAACACACAGCAGCAAGCCTTACGAAATTAGTGCAAGGCGATAACCATCTAGAGTCGTTCACTCCTAAGATCCAAGGTACGGTTGCTTCACTCGGTCATAGTGATGCGATTGGTGTCGTGTTCGATGATAAGAAACTATTTGGATGGTCTGCTTCAGCAATGAAGAAAGTGATTGATAATCGTTATCTTCTTAAACTGGGTGGCATCGGGCTTCTTCTTAAAAAAGGAAAGCTTAATCTCTTTAAATAA
- a CDS encoding NAD(P)/FAD-dependent oxidoreductase, whose amino-acid sequence MLMDDKVYDITIIGGGPVGLFTAFYGGMRQASVKIIESLPHLGGQLTALYPEKYIFDVAGFPRVRAQELVDNLEEQALAFDPAIALDQAVETVERLEDGSFKLTTNSEAHYTRTLIITAGNGAFQPRRLKIDDTERFEETNLHYHVNDMNHFADKNVMICGGGDSAVDWALMLEPVAKQVSLVHRRDKFRAHEHSVEQLMNSSVKLMTPFTPEKMIGEARINQVELHEVKGDRVETVDVDEVVVNYGFISSLGPIKNWELEIEKNSIVVNSKMETNIEGIYAAGDICTYPGKVKLIASGFGEGPTAVNNAKAYLDPSARVQPKHSTSMFS is encoded by the coding sequence ATCTTAATGGATGATAAAGTTTATGATATAACCATCATCGGCGGAGGTCCCGTCGGTTTATTTACTGCATTCTATGGTGGCATGCGTCAAGCTAGCGTTAAGATAATAGAGAGTTTACCTCATTTGGGTGGGCAGCTTACGGCACTATACCCTGAGAAATATATATTCGATGTAGCCGGGTTTCCACGGGTTCGGGCACAAGAGCTTGTTGATAACTTGGAGGAACAAGCATTGGCATTTGATCCTGCGATCGCTTTGGATCAAGCAGTTGAGACAGTTGAACGTCTTGAAGATGGCTCTTTCAAGCTGACAACAAATTCTGAAGCACACTATACACGCACACTTATTATCACTGCCGGCAACGGGGCTTTTCAACCACGAAGACTGAAGATTGACGACACGGAGCGATTCGAAGAGACTAACTTACATTATCACGTTAATGATATGAATCATTTTGCTGACAAAAATGTCATGATTTGCGGTGGAGGAGATTCAGCAGTGGATTGGGCATTAATGCTTGAACCTGTCGCGAAGCAGGTTTCACTTGTTCATCGTCGTGATAAATTCCGTGCCCATGAACATAGTGTCGAGCAGCTGATGAACTCTAGTGTCAAATTGATGACGCCTTTCACACCCGAAAAAATGATTGGGGAAGCTCGGATCAACCAGGTGGAGCTTCATGAAGTTAAAGGCGATCGGGTAGAAACGGTCGACGTTGATGAAGTAGTTGTGAACTACGGCTTTATCTCATCCCTAGGTCCCATTAAAAATTGGGAACTGGAAATCGAGAAAAACAGTATTGTGGTGAATTCTAAAATGGAAACTAATATTGAGGGAATTTATGCAGCGGGTGATATTTGCACCTATCCTGGAAAAGTGAAGCTGATTGCTTCCGGTTTTGGGGAAGGACCCACTGCCGTAAACAACGCGAAAGCTTATTTAGACCCAAGTGCGCGGGTACAACCTAAGCATTCTACAAGCATGTTTTCCTAA
- a CDS encoding HesB/IscA family protein produces the protein MILNITEAANHRIKEMMKEEESGDVHLRFGIKGGGCSGLSYAMGFEDEINEELDKTMVLDGIPVVIHNQDIPIIEGTTIDFKQNMMGGGFTIDNPNAIVSCGCGSSFKTATNAGTPDPNC, from the coding sequence ATGATTCTTAATATCACGGAAGCAGCTAACCATCGAATAAAAGAAATGATGAAGGAAGAAGAGTCAGGGGACGTACACCTTCGTTTTGGAATAAAAGGTGGGGGCTGTAGTGGATTGTCTTATGCGATGGGCTTCGAAGATGAAATAAATGAAGAGTTAGACAAGACTATGGTTTTAGACGGCATCCCTGTTGTCATCCATAATCAAGATATTCCGATCATTGAAGGCACAACGATTGATTTTAAACAAAATATGATGGGCGGCGGGTTTACAATTGATAATCCGAACGCCATTGTATCATGCGGCTGCGGATCTTCCTTTAAAACAGCAACAAATGCTGGAACACCTGATCCTAATTGCTAA
- a CDS encoding YuzB family protein — MNPIIEFCVNNLISGADEAMEELEKDPDLDVIEYGCLSQCGICSQGLYALVNGDRVMADTPEELVQNIYQHLEENPLF; from the coding sequence ATGAATCCAATTATTGAGTTTTGTGTAAATAATTTAATCAGCGGGGCTGATGAAGCTATGGAAGAGCTTGAAAAAGACCCGGATCTTGATGTTATAGAATATGGTTGCCTCAGCCAGTGCGGCATTTGTTCACAAGGACTGTATGCCCTGGTAAATGGCGACCGCGTAATGGCGGACACACCTGAAGAGTTAGTGCAAAATATTTATCAGCACCTGGAAGAAAATCCCCTATTTTAA
- a CDS encoding YuzD family protein, translated as MSDQKIYLTVYGAEERCASCVNAPGSKETFEWLEAAITRKYGQGHVDFNYVDIYSQHHHKTDQEFVQQVLNDELFYPLIVVNGEVAGEGIPRLKSVYSVLEQHGL; from the coding sequence ATGAGTGATCAAAAAATTTACTTAACAGTGTACGGTGCGGAAGAAAGGTGTGCCAGCTGTGTCAATGCACCAGGATCAAAAGAAACGTTTGAATGGCTGGAGGCAGCTATTACACGAAAGTATGGACAAGGACATGTGGATTTTAATTATGTAGATATCTACTCACAACATCATCATAAAACAGATCAAGAATTTGTACAGCAAGTCTTAAATGACGAGCTTTTCTATCCGTTAATCGTCGTAAACGGAGAAGTGGCTGGGGAAGGAATTCCGCGCTTGAAATCTGTTTATTCCGTGCTTGAACAACATGGGTTGTAA
- a CDS encoding NifU family protein — MEAQVQEVLNKLRPFLLRDGGDVELVDVEDGIVRLRLMGACGNCPSSTITLKAGIERALSQEVPGIYEVEQVF, encoded by the coding sequence ATGGAAGCACAAGTTCAAGAAGTACTCAATAAACTTCGCCCATTTTTACTACGTGATGGAGGAGATGTAGAATTAGTGGACGTTGAAGATGGCATTGTCCGTCTTCGTTTAATGGGAGCATGCGGGAATTGCCCAAGTTCTACCATTACGCTTAAAGCAGGGATTGAGCGTGCACTTTCTCAAGAGGTTCCTGGAATTTATGAAGTGGAACAAGTATTTTAA
- a CDS encoding 2-hydroxyacid dehydrogenase produces the protein MTKPYVYITRKLPDDVVDSFREKLNINMWDSAEESVPYKKLLEESKKAEGLVTMLSDPIDETILSQTDTLKVVANLAVGFDNIDIESAKKHRITVTNTPDVLTDTTADLTFALLMTTARRILEAADMVKKGEWEHWSPLLLAGSDIHHKTIGIVGMGRIGEVVAKRARGFDMNVIYHNRTRKQKAEEELGLNYVSFDQLISSADFVVSLVPLTDETHHLFNANVFSHMKDEAIFINASRGKVMDEMALYEAVKSGEIRGAGLDVFEDEPISADHPLLTLKEVTCLPHIGSASLETRYQMMELSLNNILQVLEGNGPMTAVD, from the coding sequence GTGACGAAGCCTTATGTTTATATCACTAGAAAACTGCCTGATGATGTTGTTGATTCATTTAGGGAAAAATTGAACATCAACATGTGGGACAGCGCAGAAGAATCAGTACCTTATAAAAAGTTGTTAGAGGAATCCAAGAAAGCCGAAGGACTGGTAACGATGCTGAGTGATCCTATTGACGAGACGATACTAAGCCAGACGGATACCTTGAAGGTGGTTGCTAATTTGGCGGTAGGTTTTGACAATATTGATATCGAATCGGCTAAAAAACATAGAATAACGGTTACTAATACGCCAGATGTATTGACAGATACAACGGCTGATTTAACTTTTGCTCTATTAATGACCACAGCGAGAAGGATTCTCGAAGCCGCTGATATGGTCAAAAAAGGAGAGTGGGAGCATTGGTCACCCCTATTACTTGCTGGTTCAGATATTCATCATAAAACTATAGGAATTGTCGGCATGGGGAGAATAGGTGAAGTTGTGGCTAAGCGGGCTAGAGGTTTCGATATGAATGTGATCTATCATAATAGAACCCGAAAGCAAAAAGCTGAAGAAGAATTGGGGCTGAACTATGTCAGTTTTGACCAGCTTATCAGTTCGGCTGATTTTGTTGTTTCCTTAGTTCCATTGACAGACGAGACGCATCATTTGTTTAATGCGAATGTTTTTAGCCATATGAAAGACGAAGCTATTTTTATTAATGCATCCAGAGGAAAAGTAATGGATGAAATGGCCCTTTACGAAGCAGTAAAGTCTGGTGAAATTAGAGGAGCGGGGCTTGATGTATTTGAGGATGAACCGATATCTGCTGATCACCCGCTTTTAACGCTTAAAGAAGTGACTTGTCTGCCTCACATTGGCTCAGCAAGTCTTGAAACCAGATATCAAATGATGGAGTTAAGTCTTAATAACATTCTTCAAGTACTTGAAGGCAATGGCCCGATGACAGCAGTTGATTAG